From one Lolium rigidum isolate FL_2022 chromosome 4, APGP_CSIRO_Lrig_0.1, whole genome shotgun sequence genomic stretch:
- the LOC124648956 gene encoding uncharacterized protein LOC124648956: MEPCRFRKPKPLLLFFLIVVVLLLLALRPASAVPASRSMQLRNLQRPPSMKLSSLQETIAASGKHLDGRARPAARMVVEVNDYPGSGANNRHDPPKGPGRG; encoded by the exons ATGGAGCCGTGCCGCTTCCGGAAGCCGAAGCCtctgctcctcttcttcctcatcgtcgttgtcctcctcctcctcgccctgcGGCCGGCGTCCGCGGTGCCAGCCTCAA GAAGCATGCAGCTCAGGAACCTGCAGCGCCCGCCGTCCATGAAGCTTTCTTCTCTGCAG GAGACGATTGCAGCTTCGGGGAAGCACCTTGACGGGAGGGCCAGGCCGGCGGCGAGGATGGTCGTGGAGGTGAACGACTACCCGGGATCCGGCGCCAACAACCGCCATGACCCGCCAAAGGGTCCAGGAAGAGGGTGA
- the LOC124706779 gene encoding chaperone protein ClpB1-like has protein sequence MVAGTQYRGMFEERMKNVIRQAEYAGGKVILFIDEMHMLLGSGGSLVHQSSTDAANMLKPALARGRIRCVGATTLDEYSKYIEKDAALERRFQKVHVEEPSTQATIAILRGLKERYEKHHGLQIQDAALVATAQLAARYITGRQFPDKAIDLIDEACATAAKRMMQIGIQEKKVNTVLTTSPNAVKEANVGPDEVAQVVSRWTGIPVATLDQEEKDKLIHLASRLHERVVGQHEAVNKVARAVLRSRTGLDQPGQPIGSFLFLGSTGVGKTELAKALAEQLFDSEKMLVRIDMSEYVGAGSVWRLIGAPPGSSDHQDGGQLTEKVRRRPYSVILFDEVEKADPSVLNVFLQLLDDGMLTDGKGRLVDFKNTIIIMTSNLGSEHLLAGLSGESTMETARDLLMNQVRKHFKPELLNRLSAIIVFDPLSRDRLKEIVAIQMNSVIARVAAKGISLSTSDAALDVILSESYNPMYGARPIRRWVQENVVTAISEMLVRGEAGAGSMISIDALDDRKGLTYEVAREVVDPAVGLLGDSGGGNDGLAMATPVMNGETNTPHVTSGAGLNLYLPIKALLARFNT, from the exons ATGGTGGCCGGGACTCAGTACCGCGGCATGTTCGAGGAGCGCATGAAGAACGTGATAAGGCAGGCCGAGTATGCGGGTGGCAAGGTCATTCTCTTCATCGACGAGAtgcacatgcttcttggctccggtGGCAGCCTGGTCCACCAGAGTAGCACCGACGCCGCCAACATGCTGAAGCCGGCGTTGGCCCGTGGTCGTATCCGCTGCGTGGGCGCGACGACTTTGGATGAGTACAGCAAGTACATTGAGAAGGACGCCGCGTTAGAGCGGCGATTCCAGAAGGTGCACGTTGAGGAGCCGAGCACTCAGGCAACCATTGCCATTCTGCGAGGGCTAAAGGAGAGGTATGAGAAGCACCATGGCTTGCAAATCCAGGATGCTGCTCTTGTTGCTACCGCACAGCTTGCTGCCCGATATATCACAG GTCGTCAATTTCCTGATAAGGCAATTGATCTGATCGATGAAGCATGTGCCACCGCAGCCAAAAGGATGATGCAAATTGGCATACAAGAAAAGAAAGTAAACACTGTGCTAACTACCTCTCCAAATGCAGTGAAGGAAGCAAATGTTGGCCCTGATGAAGTCGCACAA GTTGTGAGCCGATGGACTGGAATTCCTGTCGCCACGCTTGATCAAGAGGAGAAGGATAAGTTGATCCACCTAGCAAGCAGATTGCATGAGCGAGTTGTTGGCCAGCATGAAGCCGTTAATAAGGTCGCGCGTGCAGTGTTGCGTTCTAGGACTGGCCTTGATCAGCCTGGCCAACCAATAGGCTCATTCCTCTTTTTGGGCTCTACTGGTGTTGGAAAGACAGAGCTTGCAAAAGCTCTTGCCGAACAGCTATTTGACAGCGAGAAGATGTTGGTTCGCATTGACATGTCTGAATATGTTGGGGCTGGATCTGTCTGGCGTCTCATTGGAGCACCTCCAGG CTCCTCTGACCATCAAGATGGTGGGCAACTGACTGAGAAGGTACGAAGGCGCCCATATAGTGTCATCCTTTTCGATGAGGTGGAGAAGGCAGATCCTTCGGTGTTGAATGTTTTTCTTCAGCTCCTTGATGATGGTATGTTGACCGATGGCAAAGGCCGGTTAGTAGATTTCAAGAATACCATTATCATCATGACCTCAAATCTGGGGTCAGAGCACCTACTAGCAGGACTGTCCGGAGAAAGCACAATGGAAACAGCAAGGGACCTTCTTATGAATCAG GTTCGGAAACACTTCAAGCCCGAGCTTCTCAACAGACTGAGTGCGATCATTGTATTTGACCCGCTTTCGCGAGACAGGCTAAAAGAGATCGTGGCAATCCAAATGAACAGCGTCATCGCCAGGGTAGCTGCCAAGGGCATCTCTCTATCTACAAGTGACGCCGCATTGGATGTCATTTTGTCGGAATCATACAATCCA ATGTACGGTGCAAGGCCTATAAGGAGGTGGGTGCAGGAGAATGTGGTGACGGCGATCTCGGAGATGCTGGTCAGAGGGGAGGCCGGTGCGGGCTCAATGATCTCCATTGATGCTTTGGACGACAGGAAGGGGCTGACGTACGAAGTGGCGAGAGAAGTGGTAGATCCAGCGGTGGGACTTCTCGGTGACTCTGGTGGCGGCAACGATGGTTTGGCCATGGCCACTCCAGTCATGAATGGTGAGACTAACACACCTCATGTCACTTCCGGGGCTGGCTTGAACTTGTATTTGCCAATCAAGGCTTTGTTGGCAAGGTTTAACACCTAA